CCCCGCATCGGCACATCCCACACCATCGCCCCGACGGCTCCCTGCCACCAGGGCTTCGTGAGAGTCCTCTGAGAAGGGCGCCCCGTGCGACCCGCGACGCGGTTGACTGGCGGGCATCCGGGGAACGAGGTCCCCGGGACCACCACCGTCAACGTGCAAGGAAGAGAACCCCACATGAAGCTCCCCCGTCTCGCCGGTGCGCTCGCCGGCGCCGCGGCGCTCGCGGTCACCGCGCTCGGCGCCGGTGCCGGGCCCGCCGCCGCGGCCCCCTACTGTCCCGCCGGCGCGAAGGCCGGCTTCGCGAAGGTGCAGCTGTTCGCCGACGGCAACTGCGGTGGCGGCTCGGTCATCGTGAAGATCGGCGTCGAGGGCGACCGGCCGAACTTCCGCGCCTTCACGAACTACGACGGCAAGGTCTACAACGTCAGCAACACCCGGTCCTCGGTCGCGATCGCGGACGGGTACTGCATCCGCCTCTTCGACGGCCTGAACTACGGCGGCGACCAGTCCAACGTCCTCTGCGCGACGAGCGGCACCGCCTACTACGGCCTCTTCGCGTTCAACGACCGCACCTCCTCGATGCGCGTCTGCCGCGCCAGCGCCCAGGCGGGCTGCGCGCGCGGCGGCTCCGGCGCCACCCCGGCGCCCAACCCGACGCCCGCGCCGAACCCGACGCCGGCCCCGAGCCCGTCGCCGGGCGCCGGCGGCTTCCCGCGCGACGTCACCAAGGCCTCCGACGCGGCGCGCTACGACGACGCCGCCGCCTGGGCCGGCGGGCGCAACTGCACCGGCGGCTTCACCCCGGGTGCCAAGCGCATGCAGGCCTGGCTCCGCGCGAACTACGGCAAGGCGTCGATCGGCGGCTACAACTGCCGTCCGAACACCGCGAACCCGAGCAAGACGAGCATCCACGGCGTCGGTCGCGCCAACGACTGGTTCCGTGACGCGGGCAGCCCCAAGCACCGCAAGCAGGTCGCGGACTTCATCCGCCGCATGAGCGCCAACGGCGCCGCGATGGCGCGCGCCATGGGCGTCCAGTACTGGATCTGGAACAAGAAGCAGTACAGCGTCCGCGGCACCTCGGTCCTCGTGCGCTCGTACGGCGGCCCCAACCCGCACACCGACCACGTGCACCTCGAGATGAACCTCGCCGGCTCGCGCCTGCAGACCTCCTACTGGAAGCTGCCCGGCGCCGCCGGCTGAGCCCCACCCGACCCCGTCCCACGACCGCGCCCCGGCCCCGCCGGGGCGCGCGTCGTCCCGGGTCGACGTCAGCGCTCGCCGGCGCTGCGGCGCGCCTTCGCCGCGCGCCGCGCGATCGACCAGCGGTGCGTCTCGTTGCTCCCGTCGTAGATCCGGAACGGCCGGACCTCGGCGACCATCCGCCCGAGCGGGTGCGCGAGGATCCCGTCGCTGCCGCACAGCTGCACCGCGTTGTCGACGATCCGGCCGACCGCCTCGCTGACGTGGACCTTCGCGATGCTCGACGCCATCGTCGGGTTGCCGTTGCCCGTGTCGAGGATCCAGGCGGTCTTCTGGATGATCGCGCGGCTCGTCTCGACGTCGATGAGGCTGTCGGCGATCAGCCGCTGGGCGAGGCCGAGGTCCGCCAGGCGCGAGCCGAACGCCTCGCGCTCGTTGGCGCGGTCGATCGCCACGTCCAGGGCGCGGCGCGCCAGCCCGAGCCAGCGCATGCAGTGCGTCAGCCGCGCCGGGGCCAGGCGCACCTGCGCGTAGCGGAAGCCCTCGTCGGGCGCGCCCAGCACCTGGTCGTCCGCGACCCGCACGTCGGTGAAGCGCATGTGCGCGTGCCCGCCCGGGCTGATCCGGTCGATCGTGTCGACCGACTCGAGCACCTCGTAGCCCGGCGTGTCGGCGGGCACGAGGAACATCGTCGCGCCGCGCTCCCCGGTGCGGGCCATGACGATCGCGAACGCCGCGCCCTCCCCGCCGGTGATGAACCACTTCTCGCCGCTGATGCTCCAGCCGCCGTCGACGCGCTCGGCGACCGTGCGCAGCATCGACGGGTCCGAGCCCGCGCCGGGCGGCGGCTCGGTCATCGCGAACGCGGAGCGCGTGCGGCCCTCGGCCAGCGGGCGCAGGAACCGCTCGACCTGCTCGGGCGAGGCGATCTTCTCGAGCATCGCCATGTTGCCCTCGTCGGGGGCGGCGCAGTTCAGCGCCAGCGGTCCGAGCAGCGACTGACCGGCCTCCTCGAACACGACCGCCTGGCCGCGGACGTCGAGCCCCAGACCGCCGAGCTCCTCCCCGAGGTGGGGGACGAACAGCCCCGCGTCCTTCGCGGCGTCCTGCAGCTCGGCGCGCAGCGCGTCGTCGGGACCGTGCCCGGGCGCCCGGTCGCGGTCCTCCAGGGGCAGCACGACGTCACGGACGAACGCGGCGGTGCGCTCCTGCAGCGCGGTGAGCTCGGGGGAGAGCGAGAAGTCCATGCCGTCAGCCTATGCACCACGAGTCGCGCGCGGGCGCCCGGGCCGTCACGGCACTGGAGGGTCCTCCGGGCGCGGCGCGTCCGGCCGCGGGCTCCCGTAGCCTCCCGCCCGCGTGACCTTGATCGACGCCCAGGGACTCACCAAGCGCTTCGGCGCGCGGATCGCCGTCGACGCCGTCGACCTCGCGGTCCGACCCGGCGTCTGCTTCGGCTTCCTCGGACCCAACGGGGCCGGCAAGACGACGATGATCCGGCTGCTGCTCGGCCTCGCGCGGCCCGACACCGGCCGCGTGCTGATCGGCGGGCACGACGTCGCCCAGCGCCCGTCGCTCGCGCTCTCCAGCGTGGGGGCGATCGTCGAGGAGCCGCGCTTCCACCCGCATCTCACCGGGGTCGAGAACCTGCGCGTGCACGCCCCGCTCGTCGGCGACGGCGCGGCGGCGCGGATCCCGTCGCTGCTGGAGCGCGTCGGCCTGCACGGCCGCGGCGACGAGAAGGTCAAGGGCTACTCGATGGGCATGCGCCAGCGGCTCGGCGTCGCCCGCGCCCTCCTCGGCGACCCGCAGCTGCTCGTGCTCGACGAGCCCACCAACGGCCTCGACGCCGAGGGCATGGCGGAGTTCCGCACCCTGATCCGCAGCATGGTCGAGGAGGAGGGCCGCACGGTCTTCCTGTCCTCCCACCTGCTCGACGAGATGCAGAAGCTCTGCGACGAGGTCGCGATCGTCGAGCAGGGCCGCATCATCACCCAGACCACCGTCCGCGAGCTCCTGCACGGCGCCACCGGCACGCGCACCCTGATCCTCGACTGCGACGACCCGGCGCGCGCGACCGACCTGCTCGGCCGCGTGACCGGCGTGACGCGCGTCGCGCCGAGCGCCGGGCCCGACGGGGAGCCCGTCCTGGCCGTGACCTGCGAGGGCGGCCGCGAGACCGCGATCGCGGTCAGCCGCGCGCTGGTCGAGGCGGGGATCGGGCTCGCCGAGCTGCGCGTCGACGCGCTGTCGCTCGAGCGGCGCTACCTCGACATCACCCGTGAGGCGTCCGGGGGAGGACCCGCGTGATCGCGCTCGTCGCCGCCGACCTGCTGAAGCTGCGCCGCCGTCGCGGCCTGTGGTTCACGACACTGCTGCTGCCCAGCGCGCTCGTGCTGCTGATCGTCCTGCTGACGATCACCGACACGGTCGACGGGGACGGCGGCGGGCAGTTCGTCGAGGACTTCTCCTACGCGACGACGCTCATCGCCACGATCCTCGCGTCGCTCGTCGGCGCCCGGCTCGGCAGCGAGGAGCGCGCCGCCGGGACGCTGCGCTACCAGCTGCTGACCGGCACCTCCCGCGGGCGCCTGTATCTCGCGAAGGTCGGCGCGCTCGTCGCGGTCTGCGTCGCGCTCACCGGCGCCGCCACGCTGACGATGACCATCGGCTCGGTCGTCGTGCCGCTCAACGGCGCGGACGCCACCACCGTCGGGGACGTCCTCGCGGCGTTCTGGGCGGTCTTCCTGCAGTCGTTCGCCTACGGGGCGCTCGCGTTCGGCGTCGGCGCCCTGATGGGCTCCACCGGTCCGGCGATCGCGGTCGCGCTCGTCCTCAGCCTCGTCGGCGTCAACCTGCTCTCGGCGCTGACGCTCATCGACGACTGGTTCCGCCACCTCGTGCTCAGCCTCGGCATCGACCGGCTGACGTTCGACGACGCCGAGCCCGAGGACCGCGTGAGCGTCGTCGCCGCGATCCTCATGGTCGCCGCCTGGTCGGGCGGCGCGCTCCTCGCCGGCTGGCTGCGGATCCGCCGGATCGAGGTCTAGGAGCCCCAGGCCCTAGCCGGCCGCCGCCGCCGCGACGACGCCGGCCGCGATCCGGTCGACGTCGTAGGGCTCGCACACGTACGGGGGCATCGTGTAGACGAGGTCGCGGAACGGCCGCAGCCACACGCCCTGCGCGATCGCCGCCGCGGTCGCGGCCGCCACGTCGACCGGATGGTCGAGCTGCACCACGCCGACCGCGCCGAGCACCCGCACGTCCGCGACCCCGGGCAGCTCCCGCGCCGGCGCCAGGCCGTCGCGCAGCGCCGTCTCGATCGCCGGGACCGCGCGTCGCCACTCGGTGCCGCCCTCGCGCGCGGGCCGCTCGAGCAGGTCGAGGCTCGCGAGCGCGGTCGCGCACGCCAGCGGGTTGGCCATGAACGTCGGGCCGTGCATCAGCGCGCCGCCCTCGCCGCCGCTGATGCCCTCCGCCACCCGTGTCGTGCACAGCGCGGCGGCGAGCGTCATGTAGCCGCCGGTGAGCGCCTTCCCGACCGTGAGGATGTCCGGGGCGATCCCGGCGTGGTCGCAGCCGAACAGCGCGCCGGTCCGGCCGAAGCCGGTGGCGATCTCGTCGGCGAGCAGCAGCAGGCCGTGCTCGTCGCAGAGCTCGCGCAGCCGCCGCAGGTACGCCGGGGCGTAGGGGTGCATGCCGCCCGCGCCCTGCAGGACCGGCTCGACGACGACGGCGGCGAGCTCGTGCGCGTGGCGGGCGACGAGCGCGTCGATGTGCGCGAGGTACGCCTCGTCGACGGGGGCGTCGACGCCGCGCGGCGGCCGGTCGGCGAACACGTGCGCGGGCAGCACGCCGGTGAACAGCTGGTGCATGCCGCCCACCGGGTCGCACAGCGCCATCGCCCCGAAGGTGTCCCCGTGGTAGCCGCCGCGCAGGCTCAGCAGCCGCGTGCGGCCCGGCCGTCCCGCGGCCCGCTGGAACTGCAGCGCCATCTTGATCGCGACCTCGATGCTGACCGAGCCCGAGTCGCAGAGGAAGACGTGCTCGAGGCCCGCGGGGGACAGCTCCACGAGCCGCTGCGCCAGCCGGATGCCCGGCTCGTGCGTGAGGCCGCCGAACATCACGTGCGCCATGCGGCCGAGCTGCCCGGTCACCGCCGCGTCGAGCACCGGGTGGCGGTAGCCGTGGATCGCGCACCACCACGAGGACATGCCGTCGATCAGCTCGCGGCCGCCGTCGAGCTCGAGCCGCACGCCGCGCGCGCCCACCACCGGCCGCGGCGGCACCGCCGCCGGGATCGGGCCGTAGGGATGCCAGACGTGGCGGGTGTCGGCCGCCAGCAGCGCGGTCCAGTCGGTCGCGGTCACGCGCCGCACGGTACTGCCGGACGGGGCGCGCC
The sequence above is a segment of the Paraconexibacter algicola genome. Coding sequences within it:
- a CDS encoding ABC transporter permease, with product MIALVAADLLKLRRRRGLWFTTLLLPSALVLLIVLLTITDTVDGDGGGQFVEDFSYATTLIATILASLVGARLGSEERAAGTLRYQLLTGTSRGRLYLAKVGALVAVCVALTGAATLTMTIGSVVVPLNGADATTVGDVLAAFWAVFLQSFAYGALAFGVGALMGSTGPAIAVALVLSLVGVNLLSALTLIDDWFRHLVLSLGIDRLTFDDAEPEDRVSVVAAILMVAAWSGGALLAGWLRIRRIEV
- a CDS encoding acyl-CoA dehydrogenase family protein, encoding MDFSLSPELTALQERTAAFVRDVVLPLEDRDRAPGHGPDDALRAELQDAAKDAGLFVPHLGEELGGLGLDVRGQAVVFEEAGQSLLGPLALNCAAPDEGNMAMLEKIASPEQVERFLRPLAEGRTRSAFAMTEPPPGAGSDPSMLRTVAERVDGGWSISGEKWFITGGEGAAFAIVMARTGERGATMFLVPADTPGYEVLESVDTIDRISPGGHAHMRFTDVRVADDQVLGAPDEGFRYAQVRLAPARLTHCMRWLGLARRALDVAIDRANEREAFGSRLADLGLAQRLIADSLIDVETSRAIIQKTAWILDTGNGNPTMASSIAKVHVSEAVGRIVDNAVQLCGSDGILAHPLGRMVAEVRPFRIYDGSNETHRWSIARRAAKARRSAGER
- a CDS encoding ABC transporter ATP-binding protein produces the protein MTLIDAQGLTKRFGARIAVDAVDLAVRPGVCFGFLGPNGAGKTTMIRLLLGLARPDTGRVLIGGHDVAQRPSLALSSVGAIVEEPRFHPHLTGVENLRVHAPLVGDGAAARIPSLLERVGLHGRGDEKVKGYSMGMRQRLGVARALLGDPQLLVLDEPTNGLDAEGMAEFRTLIRSMVEEEGRTVFLSSHLLDEMQKLCDEVAIVEQGRIITQTTVRELLHGATGTRTLILDCDDPARATDLLGRVTGVTRVAPSAGPDGEPVLAVTCEGGRETAIAVSRALVEAGIGLAELRVDALSLERRYLDITREASGGGPA
- a CDS encoding adenosylmethionine--8-amino-7-oxononanoate transaminase, which produces MTATDWTALLAADTRHVWHPYGPIPAAVPPRPVVGARGVRLELDGGRELIDGMSSWWCAIHGYRHPVLDAAVTGQLGRMAHVMFGGLTHEPGIRLAQRLVELSPAGLEHVFLCDSGSVSIEVAIKMALQFQRAAGRPGRTRLLSLRGGYHGDTFGAMALCDPVGGMHQLFTGVLPAHVFADRPPRGVDAPVDEAYLAHIDALVARHAHELAAVVVEPVLQGAGGMHPYAPAYLRRLRELCDEHGLLLLADEIATGFGRTGALFGCDHAGIAPDILTVGKALTGGYMTLAAALCTTRVAEGISGGEGGALMHGPTFMANPLACATALASLDLLERPAREGGTEWRRAVPAIETALRDGLAPARELPGVADVRVLGAVGVVQLDHPVDVAAATAAAIAQGVWLRPFRDLVYTMPPYVCEPYDVDRIAAGVVAAAAAG